One segment of Streptomyces sp. NBC_01463 DNA contains the following:
- a CDS encoding amino acid permease: MSLSTSTQQGAEAPAPKDEEQRLRELGYQPVLARRMGGFGNFAISFSVISILSGCMTLYGFGMSTGGPSVMLWGWAGVGLFVLCVGMALAEVTSAYPTSGALYYMADRLGGRKWGWYTGWLNLLGLLGAIAGIDYGAALFTGALMNLQWGFSPTPGKTMIIFLCILLLHAVLNLFGVRLVSVLNSISVWWHLAGVAVIVSVLAIVPSHHQSPSFVFTEFVNDTGWENPLYVAAIGLLLAQYTFCGYDASAHLSEETSDASVSAPRGIVRSIWVSWLAGFVLLAGLTFAIQDYAGTQNSATGVPPAQILIDALGTSGATAMLLIVIAAQLFCGNAEVAATSRMVFAFSRDNALPGSSLWRKVSARTQTPVNAVWLSVIVAGVLALPSLYSATAYGAVTAINVIGITPAYAIPIFLKLRAGDRFDRGPWHLGRWSKPVGWIAVTWVVIVTVLFLLPQKSPVTIDSMNYASIALVAVLVLATVWWFVARRSYGTPSAYGNAREQAEIEEGIV; this comes from the coding sequence ATGTCCCTATCCACCTCGACCCAGCAGGGTGCCGAGGCCCCCGCACCCAAGGACGAGGAGCAGCGGCTGCGCGAACTCGGCTACCAGCCGGTGCTGGCGCGCCGCATGGGCGGCTTCGGCAACTTCGCCATCAGCTTCTCCGTCATCTCGATCCTGTCCGGCTGCATGACCCTGTACGGCTTCGGCATGTCCACCGGCGGGCCGTCGGTGATGCTGTGGGGCTGGGCCGGGGTCGGTCTGTTCGTGCTCTGCGTCGGCATGGCGCTCGCCGAGGTCACCAGCGCCTATCCGACGTCCGGGGCGCTGTACTACATGGCGGACCGGCTCGGCGGCCGCAAGTGGGGCTGGTACACCGGCTGGCTGAATCTGCTCGGGCTGCTCGGCGCGATCGCCGGCATCGACTACGGTGCCGCGCTGTTCACCGGTGCGCTGATGAACCTCCAGTGGGGGTTCTCGCCCACCCCCGGCAAGACGATGATCATCTTCCTCTGCATCCTGCTGCTGCACGCCGTGCTGAACCTGTTCGGTGTCCGGCTCGTCAGCGTGCTCAACTCGATCAGCGTGTGGTGGCACCTGGCCGGTGTCGCGGTGATCGTGTCCGTACTGGCGATCGTGCCCTCGCACCACCAGTCGCCGTCGTTCGTCTTCACCGAGTTCGTCAATGACACCGGCTGGGAGAACCCGCTCTACGTGGCGGCGATCGGCCTGCTGCTGGCGCAGTACACGTTCTGCGGCTACGACGCCTCCGCCCACCTGTCGGAGGAGACGTCGGACGCCTCCGTCTCGGCGCCCCGCGGCATCGTCCGGTCGATCTGGGTGTCGTGGCTGGCCGGTTTCGTGCTCCTCGCTGGGCTGACGTTCGCGATCCAGGACTACGCGGGCACCCAGAACAGCGCCACCGGAGTGCCGCCGGCCCAGATCCTCATCGACGCGCTGGGGACCTCGGGCGCGACCGCGATGCTGCTGATCGTGATCGCCGCGCAACTGTTCTGCGGCAACGCCGAGGTCGCCGCCACCAGCCGGATGGTGTTCGCCTTCAGCCGCGACAACGCGCTGCCGGGCTCCTCGCTGTGGCGCAAGGTGAGCGCCCGTACGCAGACGCCGGTCAACGCGGTGTGGCTGTCGGTGATCGTCGCCGGGGTGCTCGCCCTGCCGTCGCTGTACTCGGCGACCGCGTACGGCGCGGTGACCGCGATCAACGTCATCGGCATCACGCCGGCGTACGCGATCCCGATCTTCCTGAAGCTGCGCGCGGGTGACCGCTTCGATCGCGGGCCGTGGCACCTGGGCCGCTGGTCCAAGCCGGTCGGCTGGATCGCCGTCACATGGGTCGTGATCGTCACCGTGCTGTTCCTGCTGCCGCAGAAGTCGCCCGTGACGATCGACTCGATGAACTACGCCTCGATAGCCCTGGTCGCCGTGCTGGTCCTGGCGACCGTGTGGTGGTTCGTCGCGCGTCGCTCGTACGGCACCCCGTCGGCGTACGGAAACGCCCGTGAGCAGGCCGAGATCGAGGAGGGCATCGTCTGA
- a CDS encoding sulfite exporter TauE/SafE family protein: MDTLTLWQLAALAAASALVGFSKTAVSGANTISLAVFAAVLPARESTGVLLPILIAGDLLAVLTYRRHAHWPTLLRLFPAVAVGVVAGTLFMMWAGDAAVRTSIGAILLFMAGVTMWRRRTATAGEEPEAGTGPPTAAERVKARSYGVLGGFTTMVANAGGPVMSLYLLSAGFRKLGFLGTSAWFFLIVNTSKVPFSVGLGLIDGRSLLLDACMLLFVVPGAWIGRKCVDRINQTLFERLVIGATVLGGLQLLLNP; encoded by the coding sequence ATGGACACCCTTACGCTCTGGCAACTGGCGGCACTGGCCGCGGCATCCGCGCTCGTCGGCTTCTCCAAGACGGCCGTCAGCGGTGCCAACACGATCAGTCTCGCGGTCTTCGCGGCGGTACTGCCCGCCCGCGAGTCCACCGGAGTGCTGCTCCCCATCCTCATCGCCGGTGACCTGCTCGCCGTGCTCACCTACCGGCGCCATGCGCACTGGCCGACCCTGCTGCGGCTCTTCCCCGCCGTAGCGGTGGGCGTGGTGGCCGGCACGCTGTTCATGATGTGGGCCGGCGACGCTGCCGTCCGGACCTCGATCGGCGCGATCCTGCTGTTCATGGCAGGCGTCACCATGTGGCGGCGCCGGACCGCGACGGCCGGTGAGGAGCCGGAGGCCGGGACCGGACCGCCGACCGCGGCCGAGCGGGTCAAGGCCCGTTCCTACGGAGTGCTCGGCGGTTTCACGACCATGGTCGCGAACGCGGGCGGCCCCGTCATGTCGCTCTATCTGCTCTCCGCCGGGTTCCGCAAACTCGGCTTCCTCGGCACGTCGGCGTGGTTCTTCCTGATCGTCAACACGTCCAAGGTGCCGTTCAGTGTGGGCCTCGGGCTGATCGACGGCCGGTCCCTGCTGCTGGACGCCTGCATGCTGCTGTTCGTCGTGCCCGGCGCCTGGATCGGCCGGAAGTGCGTGGACCGGATCAACCAGACCCTGTTCGAGCGACTGGTCATCGGCGCCACCGTGCTGGGCGGTCTGCAACTGCTCCTGAACCCGTAG
- a CDS encoding substrate-binding domain-containing protein, with protein MREPVELRRQRILAVVESRGAVKVSALAEELAVSVVTVRRDVEELARAGRLRRGHGTARPVRDPAGPPAVPSPRAGETPGDGGAVALIVPERHSYLYETLHGARTVLEDAGIRIALHIAPQLAGAERPLAERALADGARGLLIAPRWRSAESEEQDYGWLADVGVPTVLMERRPRPGSALHALDSVCSDHWYGMHLAVEHLLSLGHRRIVLAARDDSPTARTLRAAFADIAAARPEVADWPVVLSSPDAVPGPGPSGAGQQPAGAVPEGAPLDLAALLRERGATAAVLHGDVDALMLVQRLAESGVQVPRDCSVVAYDDVVAALGSTPLTAVSPPKADIGRAAAELLLHRLSGAPGAAGPVRRTQLLPALKVRGSTQAITLATD; from the coding sequence ATGCGGGAGCCGGTGGAACTCAGGCGTCAGCGAATCCTGGCGGTGGTGGAGTCGCGCGGCGCGGTCAAGGTGAGCGCGCTCGCGGAGGAGCTGGCCGTCTCCGTCGTCACGGTCCGCCGGGACGTGGAGGAGTTGGCCCGGGCGGGGCGGCTGCGGCGGGGGCACGGTACGGCGCGGCCGGTGCGCGATCCGGCGGGGCCGCCGGCCGTTCCGTCGCCCCGGGCGGGTGAGACCCCGGGCGACGGGGGCGCGGTCGCCCTGATCGTTCCGGAGCGGCATTCGTACCTGTACGAGACGCTGCACGGCGCCCGGACCGTCCTGGAGGACGCCGGCATCCGCATCGCCCTGCACATCGCACCGCAACTGGCGGGCGCCGAACGGCCGCTGGCGGAGCGGGCGCTGGCCGACGGGGCGCGCGGGCTCCTGATCGCCCCGCGCTGGCGCAGCGCCGAGTCCGAGGAACAGGACTACGGCTGGCTGGCGGACGTGGGCGTGCCGACCGTGCTGATGGAGCGGCGGCCCCGGCCGGGCAGCGCCCTGCACGCCCTGGACTCGGTCTGCTCCGACCACTGGTACGGGATGCACCTCGCGGTGGAGCACCTGCTCTCGCTCGGGCACCGCCGGATCGTGCTGGCCGCCCGCGACGACAGCCCGACGGCGCGCACACTGCGGGCGGCCTTCGCCGACATCGCGGCGGCGCGGCCGGAGGTGGCGGACTGGCCGGTGGTGCTGAGTTCGCCGGACGCGGTGCCCGGACCCGGGCCTTCGGGGGCCGGACAGCAGCCCGCGGGGGCCGTGCCGGAGGGCGCCCCGCTCGATCTCGCCGCGCTGCTGCGCGAGCGCGGCGCGACGGCCGCGGTGCTGCACGGTGACGTGGACGCGCTGATGCTGGTGCAACGGCTGGCCGAGAGCGGGGTCCAAGTGCCGCGGGACTGCTCGGTCGTGGCGTACGACGATGTGGTGGCCGCACTGGGCAGCACCCCGCTGACCGCGGTGTCCCCGCCCAAGGCGGACATCGGCAGGGCCGCCGCCGAGCTGCTGCTGCACCGGCTGTCCGGGGCGCCCGGGGCGGCGGGGCCGGTGCGCAGGACCCAGTTGCTGCCTGCGCTC